The genomic region taGGCGAAATCCTctacctccccaccgccTGGCCTCAACTCACCCCCCTCGTCAAACTCACCGGCACCgtctccatcatcctccctTACCTCTTCCTCTATCTCGCCGCCTTCACCGACCCAGGGTACATCACCCccgccaaccacccccagGAGATGTCCCGCTACCCCTACGACttcaccctcttccacccaGGCAACGAATGCCACACCtgccacctcctcaaaccagcCCGAAGCAAGCACTGCTCCGTCTGCAAGCGCTGCATAGCCAAAAACGACCACCACtgcatcttcatcaacaactgcGTCGGGGCCAACAACCAGCACTGGTTCATcttgcttcttctctccaCAGCCGTGCTGACGGCGTACGGCGGTATTCTGGGCGTCTATCTCATGGCCAAAAGAATgaactttttctttccctaCTGGGCGTTGTTGCCTTGGAACGCCAATAAAGGGGAGGGCATGCCGCTGAAAGACTGGCTCGTCATCTGGTCGTGGGGTTTCCAGAACCAGGTCGGCATGGGGGCGGTTACCTTGCTGGCGGGGCTGACGTCACCGTTGGTTTGGGGACTATTGGGGTATCACGCCTGGCTTGTCTATTGCGGGACGACCACGAACGAGAGTATGAAGTGGAGCGATTGGAGTTAtgagatgagggaggggtttgcGTACAAGAGGAAGATGCACGGGCAGAGGCAGAAGGACCTGAAGGTCGAACCGGCGTGGACGAGGTGGCCGGCGGAGACGGAGCAGGTTTTGGTCAGGACCGAGAGCGGGCAGTGTCCGGCGGAGGATGACCAGACGCTGCCCGGGTATGGGCCGTGGGAGGCGgtttgggggttgaaggatgTGGAGAATTTGTATGACATCGGGTTTTGGGATAATTTGGTGGATGTCTTGGTGCCGGGGTATAATTTTCGCGATGAGCCGAGTGGGAAGAGACAGAGGGGTGGGCtgaggcagaggaagaagaggagggcgaggaggatatACTTGGCTTGAGacgggctggtggtggtttgcaTAGCGCCGGTTGAGTAGCTAAGCTCCTGGGGGTTAAAATTTCTTGATGCATAATTCCCTGGGTATCAAATCTACATCTATCCCGAACTCTCATGCACACACCCACATATGATAATACTACAGTACATAATAAATACACCCTCAAAACGACGGATGAAGCCTCTTCTTCGgcctcgccttctccctctccatcaacgCCTCAATATCATCAAACGAAACAATCTCgggctcctcctgctccacctccaccacctccttcttcccctttccgACCGCGACATCCAACCCCGGCACCACAATCTTCCTCttatcctccaccaacccagccaacctGCAAATCGCCCACCTAGCCGtctcaacccccaaccccccattcCTCGGATCCCCCGCCCCCGTAAcccaaacctccctctcccaccccttgtctcctccctccaaccaagtcaaactcctcctctccgctCTCCTCAGTTCCttccaaacccccaccaaaacctcccctatcctctcctccgcccccccttttccctccccaTTTTGTTTCCTctgctccaccaccgccgcatCAACAACCTTATCCCCCTTGGTGAGCACAACCACAGTCCTAACATTATGATCCCTCAAgttccccaacaccatcctaTCCTGCTCTTTAACCCCGGTCTCGGCATCaatcagcaccaccgcccccttgAGCATCTGCCTTTTCGCCAAATATTTCTGaatctccaccccccagtCCTTTTTGGACCCCAAGCCATAACCAGGCATGTCAACCATTATCAGGGCGTATCTCCTCGGCTTCTCCCGTTGCATATACTCCTTTtgcgcctccctcctcgcttGCCGTGTCGCTCCCTTCACAACGGCTTCTCTTTTGGCTTTGATCTCTTCAAGCGCGGAAGGGGgttcggggggtggggtgccAAACCCGTAGCCGTTGAGGGTGACTGTGCAGCCTGCTTTACGGGAGGTTATCGCGCTTCCTTGCTTTCGCGCCACCACTCCATGGCTGTTACGGGCGGATGCGCCGAGAAGGCCAGAGAGGGCGTTGATTAGAGTTGATTTTCCGACGTTGGAGCGGCCGATGAGGCAGATTTCCGGGGTGTGGGTGTTGACTGGCAATTCAAGGAATCTGCCTGCGGAATAGAGGAATTTGGGGCCGCCATTGGAGGTAAAGATTCCTGTTGccttggcgagggaggattttgaaggggggggggccgGGAAGGGGAGGCCGTTGGGGTCgttggagggcggggggaggtAGGAGGTTGATTCCAGCGGTAGGATGTACTCCTCTGTTGTTTGTGAGAGGGGTGATTCGGGGTCGaagccggggaggggggggatggagtgCCGGCGGGGCCCGGGGCGGGTTGCAAAGGTtcgggttgggaggaggatgtgatGGGTTAAGAGGAGGgagcggaggggggggggcatggcgaggaggttgggggttgcgCGGAGGGTCGCCATGGTGGGGATTGGttcggcggcgacggcgtggttgttgagagtgCTGCTGTCGGTCGCTGCCGTCGCAAAGCGGGATGCGATTTCAATGTCAATCACTTCCAAAAACAGGAACTCTGCCTGCCGGAAGTCCTTATCTTTGGCTGTTGATTCGATAAGGGTTGGGGATATGTAAGCACCTCCCCGCCAAGCTGGGTATTTTTCGAGctcccctccaacagctTTCCATCTTCCAGCTTCCTAtaaccaccaacaacccgcCCGATAGCCCGCCCAAAATGTCCCACCTCCGCACCCTCTaccgctccctcctccgcgagCTGCCCCCCCGACcgctcctctcctccccccgcgccgacctccaccaacacctccgcGACAActttgcctcctcctcctctgaaAAGAAAGCCGATATCGCCGAGCAGTACCTCTCCTACCTCAAAGCCCAAAGGACATACGTCACCCTGATCGAGCGGTACAACCCCGGCATGGGCatggacgaagaagaaagagTGCGCCTCACCGCGAGAagggtggggatggatcTTCCCAAGGAGTATGGGTTTGAGAAGGGGCAGAAGTGATTATTGGGACATGGCGTTGCGGCATTTACATGGCGTTTTTGGGAATCTAGACTGGCGTGTTGGAATCATTTGGTTGGGATGCTTTGGGCGTCCTGGACAAGCTGGAGGGGTGTACAATTGTGTAGGATATGGAGGAGGGTACGATAGGGAAATGCTCGTGCTGCCACGACAGAGGAAGCCTTGCTTAGCAGATATCTGGACTGTCCAGGACTGGGGGAGGCATTGGCAATTCCTGTCAATCAATTGGCGGATCActttggggaaggggatgtgTTGCGGGCATCTTTCCAGCGGATGACGAAGACAAAAGAGTTCTGTTCTAGCTGACGTCGTTGTCTCTCTCCAAACaaccctccatcctcttATGGTGGCCGGCTAGGATATGTCGCTGTTGCGTGGTACGTACACGCTGGGTTCCGCAATCAACGGATATCTTTTATCCGTGCCAGGATTCAAGACTCAAAGCCAAATCAGGCAGAGTTGGTTCTCGGACCAGTGACAGCCCACGCCTGGAGATTGATGCTTTCTGGGTCGAAGACAGTTGGATTCATCGAAGCCAAAATGGAGCTCTACATCAAGTGGGATGTTTATCTATAGTAAAGGCAGCATATTTGAGGCAGCTGTTGCTCACGTATGAAACCGTTATATTTTGAACCATGTACAAATAAAGTTCTTGTCTTCTGTCAGCCATCCTCGTTATGCTCGCTTCTTCCAtgtgctttttttttctttgcaAAAATCGTGTAAAAATCAGGGGGTATCAACATCATCCGTCTGCTCTTGTTCTtcctcccatctctccctcttcctctctcttccaaAATAATTATCCAAAGAACTCCAACCGATCGTCATCTTCAGCCCCCTAAACACCACcgacacccccctcctcaaaactctcatcccaccctcccgtctccaacaaccacccccccacccgtTCCTTCACCCCGCCCACCGTCTCCCCCAGCGCACTATTCCACTGATCCTGCACAACCCTAACCTTATCCTTCAAATCATCcgtcaacctccccgcctcctcccgtctcatctcctccactctccccccatccctcccctccgcctccatcACCTTCCCCTTGGCAAcgaccaccgcctccttAACCTCATGTAGCAAGCAAAGCAAGTTCGTCTGACTCTCGATAAACTGATACGTGCTCTTCTCAGCATGCAGCAACAAACTGAAGAGATACTGCAAAGGGTGCTCGGTGTAGCTTGGGTTCTCGGCCATCTCCAATGCTGGTATTTGGATGTGGAAGCCTTCCATATCAGTCGggatcttgtcgaggagaCGCTTGAGGTCGGGCGCAATGTCCCAAAAGGCGTTGAGTTGCACTTCCACACCCCTGACGACGGTTTCCTCGACTACATCGCGGAACTCTTGCGTGCGGTGGAGGACTTCCTCTGCAAAGGCTAGCTGGCGTTTATTCGCGTCTTCGATGAAGAAGGCCTTGGCAGAGGCGACTTTATCGTCTTGCTGGGCGAGTTTGTaggggacgaggacgaggtcgcGGTAGTGGTCGttgcgggaggagaggaggtcgtATAACGCCCGGTGTAACGTTTCGCGGGCCTCAAAGATCCATTTGAGGAGGGTTAGTTTCTCCAAGAGTTCAGGCTGCTCGTCGCCTTCTTcctgggggaggttggggttggatttGTGGGTTTCGTCGAAGAGGCGGGAGCGGAGGTTGTCAAAGAGTTCGGTGGCGGTGTTGATCCTGCTTTGAAGGATCTCGTTCACGGGCATTACGACGACGGTTTGGAATTCGTCAAACTCCGACTTTTCGAGGTCTTTGAGTTTGGTGTGCTCAGCGGCTGTGGCGTCGGCTTCGATGCGGGCTGCGTCTGCGTAGGAGAGCGCGCCCGAGGAAATGTCttggtggaggttttggcgCAGGGTGACGCGGTCTTTTTTTAGCTCTTcgtcgagggcgaggcgTTTTTGGGAAGAGGATTGCTTGTAGGCTTCTTGGATGGCGGTTACCTCGGTGAGGTCGCTGACGGTGCGGATCGAGGTGCGGATTTCGGTCAACtcggggtggttgttgttgactgcTGGGTGATGTCGCGGAtaaggaggtgggagggtcACTAGACGGGATACGTCGAGGTGATCTGGGTTTGGTGTGTTGGGGGCTGTCGAAGATGAAGCAACCGAGTTGCGAGAAAGAGCCTGCGGTGTCATGGATTGGTCTGTATCGTGCCATCCTGTCTTTTCAGGAAGATACCCGTGGGAGGCCCGCTTGCTTGAACCAGCAGGCGACAACTGCGGCTCATCGATCCATTGCAGTGCTTCTCGAGCCTCTTTAGGCACACCCATATACTTTGACTCCCGCTTTGACCTCTCCATCCTGGACGACGGAGCACCTGTAGAGTCGGCCTCCCACCACCTGCTAGCCGGCCGTCCCCTCGAGTCCTGCTCATCCACAGCATCACTGACGCTCATGCTGAGAATCGGCGACAACGATGGCATGTAGTTGTTCGAAGGCCAGTTTTGGTTCccagagggtgatggtgactgctgctgctgctgctgactcACAGACGTCGGTGTTTGAACCGCTGATGACGAAGCCCCATGGTTTCCTTCAAACGCAGATCCAATCGACCCACGATGCGATCTCGGTTCTGACGATTGTGGTGTCAACTCCACGGTCCCGCTGGTGGCCGAATTGATCGACTCTCTCCGGACTGGCATCGGCCTAAACAGATCACGGGTCAAGTCCAGCACCTCAGAACCCATCGCCCCAATGGCAGCACCGTATCGTTCCCTTCGTATCCTCGACTCGTTGACAAAGAACTCGGCAAACAATCGAACTCGCTCGGCATCGTTGGCGGCAGATGCTTCTCGGTCGGCGAAGGCTGCAAAGCGGTCAACAGTACCACGAGCAAACTGCTCGCTGCTCTGCGTGATCACCATATGCTTGGACACGGGAAAATTGTGTGATGGCGAAAGAGGAGCCGACATCGGCATGTCCGGCCCCATGCCCCGGTGTGTCGAGGACGACCTGCTGCCGGTGGGCGGGGTTGGCAACGCCCTTGGAACCGCATGTCTTTCAGGATGTTTTTGGGAACTGGGCGAGAGTCTTGTTGGTGTCACCTGGCCAGACACACCTTGAGAACCGGAAGCTCGGGGGGTCCTAGATTCTGGCGTGTCAATCGATTCACCGGTTTTTGGCGTCTCGCTCGTCCTTCCGGTCCTTGGCGTGCCCCTTCCGATTGTCAGGCGCCGTTGCAGCCCACCGGAGGACGAACCAGGAATCACAATATCAGACAGGCCATGAGGCGAGTTTGTTGTGTCTACAGACCCTCGTGTAGCTAGCCTGGTCCGGCTTTCGCTCCGCCGCTCCAGCAGCGTCTTATCTCCCCTGACCACAGGACTCCTTCGGACAAGCCCACCTGCTGAACTGGGCGCCGAAGATGTAGCAGATTCGGTTTGCGCTCCAGCTCCTGAGCTTGCAACACTGGACGTCTCTGAAAGCTGAACGCCGACCGTGGCTGGTGAGTCagcatgttgttgttgctccTGCTGATGTTGCCCTGGTGGCCCAGGGAGGTTGTCGCCCTCTCTCCAGTTGGCTGGCGTCAAGGGCACAGGACCCAGAGCAGCCACTccggttggtggtggtcggcgGGTCGGCGGTGAGACAATAGGGTCACTTCCAGATTGTAGCCGCTGCATGCTCTGAGATCTGCttgacgagggtggtggcccaggtggtggtgggggaacTGGCATCGATGGGTCCCATCGAATCTGAGACGAAGAGCGTGATCTAGCTGATGTGGGAGTAGCCACCGCGGGTGTCGAGACAGCTCGTCGAGCGCCCGGGGCCATGTTCTGGGAGGAGTCGGAATCTGTTCGTTGTGGCACTTGGTGGGGTATCTGCAGCGTCAAAGGCCCTGGGTGACCACCGGCCGGACGAGACAACAGCCCGCTGAGCGAGCGGGATGATTGTTGCGGACTCGGATCAAGTGGTGCTATGGCTGGCTCGGGCTCACGACGTCTTGTCAGCGAGGGGAGGCCGAATCGCCTTTCTCGGGAAGGGCCCCTCGTTCCAGGCGGAGGCGGAAACGATGTGTTGGCCACTGGAGATTCGGTAGCCGCTCTCTGCaaagggggatgtggtgctCGAGCAACTGAGATATTGCCAGCTGGACCCTGATCGAAGTTCATACTCATCGGTCTGGCACTGCGGGGGGGTGAAtatggcggcggtggcagcggTGATCCTACCAGCTCATCAGTCTCGTATCCAGAATACCGTCCCAAAAAACACTCACCTTGAGGCTCCTGGATGGCAGCCGTCTGCATCGGCTCCTGGCCAGGTCCCGCAGTCGGTGAAGTGATCCATTGCTGCGGATTGTATGGCTGGATGGCGCTCAATGGAGTTTGGTTGGATGAAAAGGCGCCATGAGAGCTGACTGACAGCGCCGAATGAGGTGTGCCGTTGTTGTGCTGAGGGTGGTATACACCCAACGATGCTGTGAGGAGCGGATTCAGTCCAGCACGAAGGCGCGCGGTCGGATCCCGTGAAGAGCTCATCATAGGTTGCATTTCGATGTCGTCCTGGAAGTCCCTCGGCTATAGCTGATCTCTCGTGAGGACTGAACCTCAGACGGACCCCAATGTGAGCCACGAATAGTCAGTCCCTCGGGTCTCTTGAGGGCCCCTATCTCCAGCAGACACCCAATGTGATCTTTCCTAGACACTCACAGCCCAACACCACGCAGCGGTTTTGTGGTGCTGGCCACCTCGCCATACACAAGTGGGTTGTTTGTCGATTCGCGGGGCTGTTGATTACACGATCATGGTCAGAGCTCAAATAGGTGTTGCTGAGAGTTATCCGTATCGTGATGCTTCACGCCCGCCCTCGCATTCCCACAGTCGCAATTGAGGTTGTCGTGGTCAGAAAATGCGCGGCTGAAAGAAGGGACGGTGCAACTGCGCTGAACAAGCAGCAAATGGAACGTGGTGTGGTTCCGCGGCGCGGGTTGGGAGCGTTGCAAGAGATAAAAGAGGGATTCCTCAAGACCAGACTATGCCCCAACATGCCCAACCTATCAAGACCCCTGCATGCTGCCCGCTGGTGGTGTTCCcacttctgctgctgctgttatGGACCGCGGTGCTAGCCCCGGAGTGGTACTACGGTACATATATTAACAGTCAAACCTCCTGCATGGAAGAAGAGCGGGAGCCGGCCACCCGCTTTAACTCTTCTCCCAGACGGGCCTTCTCCAGAGGGGCTTCACTCCGAGAATTGCAATATATTGCGTACAGCCAGCTGGTGACTCTGGAGCGTGCTAAACGTAAGCATCCAGGCAGGCACCCGCTGGGACAATATCATGTCCCGTCTGTATTCTGCAGCAGTCCTTTGCAAGTGGTCTCGATCTGCTTGTTTCCCAGGCAGGATGGCAGAGAGGGAGTTCAAACCCGGATTGCCCTGTGCCTGGACCTGCAAGACACACACCAGACATGCAGGAGGCACCTCCTGGATCCTCGCACGGCTTCACCTACAGGTGACTGctctgctccttctcctcagaACTGGTGATGGTTCCTGCGGTAGCGGGGGGGTTACAGAGAACCGTCGATTTGCTACTATCAGGAACGGGTCAAGTCACGGCCTGGCATTAACCTGTGCCATCTTTGGTCTCTTGGCTTCCGGATTGACAGGCGTGAACTGGACCATGGTGGCGATGGGATGGCCGAGAGCGAGAAGGGCGAAAGGAGGGGTCTGTTGACTGCGAGACAGGTGCGACGGTGATTGGGCACGTCTGTCGTAGTCTGCCGGTAATCTATTCTTGGTTGCCTTTGGTTGTGGGCAAAATTCAGATTCCCCGCGATGATTCGCTCGACGCTGTGAAATGGTCGGTGATGCCTGCTGCCGGCGCTTAACCCCTTGCTGATTCTCCGCCATATGattcggctgctgctgtcgacGCATTAGCGGATGGCACATGCTTCCATCAGCAGTACGCTTTAGTCCATTCTTGGAATGGTGTCCGTCTCCCGGCTTGGGCTTCATGCGTTCTGGACAAAATATCGTCTTGAGGCTGTGTGACTTTTCTGTATGTTTTGATCTCGTTGTCTTTTCCACCGCTTTTTATCCGTACCGATGACCCAGACTCTTGGGGTCCGAGTGCTCGGGCCTCCTATACTCACATCTTGAAAATAATTGTTACAACACCATGAACAGTCCACATTGCAAGCATCAATCACCACACCACTCTGGACAATTCACCTTGTCTCTGCTGTCGTAAGGGATTTGTTCCGCCTCCAGGCACCCCACTCAAGCCTGGAAGACCCCAACATGAGGTCTTCATCGCTTTCCTGGCTGCAGTTGCGTTCTCTCCAGCTGGGACGGAAACGCAGCCTTCGTTGTTCCCCTTGGGATCGAGCAAAGCAGAGTGTTTAAAATTGGAATCTCAGATGTTTTGAATAGGTTTGATAACCTCTCCATGGTGCCGTGGGCCAGTCCTGTTGacatcctccctctcagcaATCGTAGACAACTAACCAAGAGGGAAGCTGTTGGTAAGATGAGGGCGGGCGGATCAGCTGTGTTGAATGTGGGGTGACCGCTTCCACCCCCACACTGTCGTGGGGTGAATTGAAGATTTGATGCCGTGCTTTCAAGATATAACCACAT from Podospora bellae-mahoneyi strain CBS 112042 chromosome 4, whole genome shotgun sequence harbors:
- a CDS encoding hypothetical protein (COG:J; EggNog:ENOG503P5SU), which codes for MATLRATPNLLAMPPPLRSLLLTHHILLPTRTFATRPGPRRHSIPPLPGFDPESPLSQTTEEYILPLESTSYLPPPSNDPNGLPFPAPPPSKSSLAKATGIFTSNGGPKFLYSAGRFLELPVNTHTPEICLIGRSNVGKSTLINALSGLLGASARNSHGVVARKQGSAITSRKAGCTVTLNGYGFGTPPPEPPSALEEIKAKREAVVKGATRQARREAQKEYMQREKPRRYALIMVDMPGYGLGSKKDWGVEIQKYLAKRQMLKGAVVLIDAETGVKEQDRMVLGNLRDHNVRTVVVLTKGDKVVDAAVVEQRKQNGEGKGGAEERIGEVLVGVWKELRRAERRSLTWLEGGDKGWEREVWVTGAGDPRNGGLGVETARWAICRLAGLVEDKRKIVVPGLDVAVGKGKKEVVEVEQEEPEIVSFDDIEALMEREKARPKKRLHPSF
- the SWF1 gene encoding palmitoyltransferase swf1 (COG:I; EggNog:ENOG503NV3B), whose amino-acid sequence is MGVIATVATVVLAISFMVFVTFFGRLPALRGTPISWLHKVIWVHFPNLLKSIDRRVTGGRISPACVRFGNYMMYDRHPSVLIFFLLLLSIGEILYLPTAWPQLTPLVKLTGTVSIILPYLFLYLAAFTDPGYITPANHPQEMSRYPYDFTLFHPGNECHTCHLLKPARSKHCSVCKRCIAKNDHHCIFINNCVGANNQHWFILLLLSTAVLTAYGGILGVYLMAKRMNFFFPYWALLPWNANKGEGMPLKDWLVIWSWGFQNQVGMGAVTLLAGLTSPLVWGLLGYHAWLVYCGTTTNESMKWSDWSYEMREGFAYKRKMHGQRQKDLKVEPAWTRWPAETEQVLVRTESGQCPAEDDQTLPGYGPWEAVWGLKDVENLYDIGFWDNLVDVLVPGYNFRDEPSGKRQRGGLRQRKKRRARRIYLA
- a CDS encoding hypothetical protein (EggNog:ENOG503P79W; COG:S) yields the protein MSHLRTLYRSLLRELPPRPLLSSPRADLHQHLRDNFASSSSEKKADIAEQYLSYLKAQRTYVTLIERYNPGMGMDEEERVRLTARRVGMDLPKEYGFEKGQK
- a CDS encoding hypothetical protein (EggNog:ENOG503NV51) — protein: MQPMMSSSRDPTARLRAGLNPLLTASLGVYHPQHNNGTPHSALSVSSHGAFSSNQTPLSAIQPYNPQQWITSPTAGPGQEPMQTAAIQEPQGSPLPPPPYSPPRSARPMSMNFDQGPAGNISVARAPHPPLQRAATESPVANTSFPPPPGTRGPSRERRFGLPSLTRRREPEPAIAPLDPSPQQSSRSLSGLLSRPAGGHPGPLTLQIPHQVPQRTDSDSSQNMAPGARRAVSTPAVATPTSARSRSSSQIRWDPSMPVPPPPPGPPPSSSRSQSMQRLQSGSDPIVSPPTRRPPPTGVAALGPVPLTPANWREGDNLPGPPGQHQQEQQQHADSPATVGVQLSETSSVASSGAGAQTESATSSAPSSAGGLVRRSPVVRGDKTLLERRSESRTRLATRGSVDTTNSPHGLSDIVIPGSSSGGLQRRLTIGRGTPRTGRTSETPKTGESIDTPESRTPRASGSQGVSGQVTPTRLSPSSQKHPERHAVPRALPTPPTGSRSSSTHRGMGPDMPMSAPLSPSHNFPVSKHMVITQSSEQFARGTVDRFAAFADREASAANDAERVRLFAEFFVNESRIRRERYGAAIGAMGSEVLDLTRDLFRPMPVRRESINSATSGTVELTPQSSEPRSHRGSIGSAFEGNHGASSSAVQTPTSVSQQQQQQSPSPSGNQNWPSNNYMPSLSPILSMSVSDAVDEQDSRGRPASRWWEADSTGAPSSRMERSKRESKYMGVPKEAREALQWIDEPQLSPAGSSKRASHGYLPEKTGWHDTDQSMTPQALSRNSVASSSTAPNTPNPDHLDVSRLVTLPPPYPRHHPAVNNNHPELTEIRTSIRTVSDLTEVTAIQEAYKQSSSQKRLALDEELKKDRVTLRQNLHQDISSGALSYADAARIEADATAAEHTKLKDLEKSEFDEFQTVVVMPVNEILQSRINTATELFDNLRSRLFDETHKSNPNLPQEEGDEQPELLEKLTLLKWIFEARETLHRALYDLLSSRNDHYRDLVLVPYKLAQQDDKVASAKAFFIEDANKRQLAFAEEVLHRTQEFRDVVEETVVRGVEVQLNAFWDIAPDLKRLLDKIPTDMEGFHIQIPALEMAENPSYTEHPLQYLFSLLLHAEKSTYQFIESQTNLLCLLHEVKEAVVVAKGKVMEAEGRDGGRVEEMRREEAGRLTDDLKDKVRVVQDQWNSALGETVGGVKERVGGWLLETGGWDESFEEGGVGGV